The Peribacillus sp. FSL P2-0133 genome has a segment encoding these proteins:
- a CDS encoding TspO/MBR family protein, with the protein MIISIINLIFYLFVVTMNFLANFLPLNGQTSGEISDKLDVLFTPAGYVFSIWGLIYFLLAISVFRQFLSKHQNSPAYKASFPWFALSCVLNGAWLLAWHYERFLLSVFIIIALLATLMVIYTRMKKVEHAAFDLFPFSVYTGWVSVAAIADISYYLTYIKWDGFGVSRITWTIVLLIAATALAFVFAGKNRDWCYPLVFVWAFIGIGIRNSDAYPIITDISYILAAITFIVSITIFINNRRNK; encoded by the coding sequence ATGATTATTTCCATCATTAACTTGATTTTCTACCTGTTCGTCGTCACGATGAATTTTTTAGCCAATTTCCTGCCATTGAACGGCCAAACATCGGGAGAGATTTCCGATAAACTGGATGTCCTTTTCACTCCTGCCGGTTATGTATTTTCCATATGGGGCTTGATCTATTTCTTGCTTGCCATCTCGGTATTCAGGCAGTTTTTAAGTAAACATCAAAACAGCCCTGCTTATAAGGCATCCTTCCCTTGGTTCGCTTTAAGCTGTGTCCTGAATGGCGCTTGGCTTTTGGCTTGGCACTATGAACGCTTTTTGTTATCCGTATTCATTATCATTGCTCTTTTGGCTACTTTAATGGTCATTTATACCAGAATGAAAAAAGTGGAGCATGCTGCTTTCGACCTATTTCCGTTTTCCGTTTATACAGGCTGGGTAAGTGTTGCAGCCATAGCTGACATTTCTTATTACCTCACCTATATCAAATGGGACGGTTTTGGGGTTTCCCGTATAACCTGGACGATCGTCCTGCTGATTGCAGCAACAGCCTTGGCCTTTGTCTTTGCAGGTAAAAACCGGGATTGGTGCTATCCTCTCGTATTCGTTTGGGCATTCATAGGCATCGGGATACGAAATAGCGACGCCTATCCGATAATCACAGACATTTCTTATATCCTGGCTGCCATCACTTTTATCGTATCCATCACCATCTTCATTAATAATAGGAGGAACAAATGA
- the megL gene encoding methionine gamma-lyase, producing the protein MTGKYKQFETAVIHEGYDSKKHLGSLATPLFQTSTFTFENAEQGERRFAGMEEGYIYSRLGNPTVQVLEEKIAALEGGEAGLAFGSGMAAVSAVLFALTKTDDHILCSQGLYGCTFGLLQLMKNKYRITHDFCEMDSEEQVRKMIRPETTCIYVETPINPTMKMIDLQMVVRVAKEYNVTVVVDNTFSTPYLQRPLEYGCDIVLHSATKYLCGHGDVVAGLVVGKKEFMNQVAGTTQKDIGGIISPFDAWLLLRGLKTLPVRMDRHSANAMAIFQELKKHPKVKKVYYPGDEASPDHYIMQKQMKHGGGLISFELHGTKQDAQEFLNKLKLIKIAVSLGDAETLIQHPATMTHSAVPEDSREQMGISDQLVRLSVGLEAWGDIWQDLKQAF; encoded by the coding sequence ATGACAGGAAAGTATAAACAGTTTGAAACGGCAGTCATCCATGAAGGATATGACTCGAAGAAGCATTTAGGAAGCTTGGCAACACCCTTATTCCAAACCTCAACATTCACTTTCGAAAATGCCGAGCAAGGGGAAAGGCGTTTTGCCGGTATGGAAGAAGGATACATTTATTCTCGCCTAGGAAATCCAACGGTACAAGTGCTTGAAGAAAAGATTGCCGCTTTGGAAGGCGGGGAAGCTGGCCTTGCTTTCGGTTCAGGCATGGCTGCCGTTTCAGCAGTGCTTTTTGCGTTAACAAAAACAGATGACCACATCCTGTGCTCACAGGGGCTATATGGTTGTACATTTGGCCTTCTGCAGCTAATGAAAAATAAATACCGCATCACACATGATTTTTGTGAAATGGATTCAGAAGAACAAGTAAGGAAAATGATCCGGCCGGAAACGACCTGTATATATGTAGAAACCCCGATCAATCCGACGATGAAAATGATTGACTTACAGATGGTGGTGAGAGTTGCGAAGGAATATAATGTGACGGTCGTAGTCGATAATACGTTTTCGACTCCCTACCTACAGAGACCGCTTGAATATGGCTGTGATATCGTCCTTCATAGCGCTACGAAATATCTTTGCGGGCATGGTGATGTCGTTGCAGGCCTTGTCGTCGGTAAGAAGGAATTCATGAATCAGGTAGCCGGGACTACACAGAAGGATATCGGTGGAATCATTTCACCATTCGATGCCTGGTTACTATTACGGGGGCTAAAGACCTTGCCTGTCAGGATGGACCGTCATTCGGCCAATGCAATGGCAATCTTTCAAGAACTTAAGAAACATCCAAAGGTGAAAAAAGTATATTATCCAGGTGATGAAGCTTCACCGGATCATTATATAATGCAAAAACAAATGAAACATGGCGGCGGCCTTATCTCTTTCGAACTGCATGGCACAAAACAGGATGCACAGGAATTCCTCAATAAATTGAAACTTATCAAAATTGCCGTAAGTCTAGGTGATGCCGAAACATTGATCCAGCATCCCGCTACCATGACGCACTCTGCCGTTCCTGAAGATTCACGGGAACAAATGGGCATCAGTGACCAGCTGGTCCGTCTCTCAGTTGGCCTTGAGGCTTGGGGGGATATCTGGCAAGATCTTAAGCAAGCATTTTAG
- a CDS encoding tyrosine-type recombinase/integrase — MEYVEAFKDINQISKIKTYLRAHSSRDYLLFVLGINTGMKINEMLEITVASVLDETGKIKEFYEQRTENDEVNQIYLNLKVRTALQEYLKGSKVIEGQFLFLSPKTKKPITRQQAHRIIHDAVEGAGLTGKFGASSMRKTFGYHAYKQGVSLALIQKHYHHSSPSETLKYIGISKEKKFNTNIDVNL, encoded by the coding sequence ATGGAATATGTAGAAGCCTTTAAGGATATCAATCAAATCAGCAAAATAAAAACATACTTACGCGCTCACTCCAGTCGGGATTATTTATTGTTTGTACTCGGCATCAATACAGGTATGAAGATAAATGAAATGCTTGAAATCACCGTGGCCAGCGTTCTGGATGAAACGGGCAAAATCAAGGAGTTCTATGAACAACGGACGGAAAATGACGAAGTCAATCAAATTTATTTGAACCTGAAAGTCCGTACCGCGTTACAAGAATACCTTAAAGGCTCTAAGGTTATCGAAGGTCAATTTTTATTTCTTTCCCCTAAGACAAAAAAGCCGATAACACGTCAACAGGCGCACCGAATCATCCATGATGCTGTCGAAGGTGCAGGGCTGACAGGCAAATTCGGAGCAAGTTCGATGCGTAAAACTTTTGGCTACCATGCCTATAAACAAGGAGTTTCACTGGCCTTGATACAGAAGCATTACCATCATTCCAGTCCATCGGAGACATTAAAATACATCGGCATATCCAAGGAGAAGAAATTCAATACGAATATTGACGTTAACTTATAA
- a CDS encoding stage III sporulation protein AH: MLSIERNPKNRVYLELLVLCFDVCDEFHLVVRNNMGSIRGLEEIINKLKVSLIEMRCESTWASTTLGDNQTANVYYFHADENAKKIIKLITKSIYQWGMPSLPEDLSFFKQGKVWLATSSHEKQ; this comes from the coding sequence ATGTTAAGCATTGAAAGAAATCCAAAAAATCGAGTATATTTAGAACTGCTTGTTTTATGCTTTGATGTGTGTGATGAATTTCATCTAGTTGTTAGAAACAATATGGGTTCGATACGAGGGTTAGAAGAAATTATAAATAAGTTAAAAGTATCATTAATAGAAATGAGATGCGAGTCAACATGGGCTAGTACCACTCTTGGTGATAATCAGACAGCAAATGTTTATTATTTTCACGCTGACGAGAATGCAAAGAAAATTATAAAATTGATTACAAAATCGATTTATCAGTGGGGAATGCCAAGTTTACCTGAAGATTTGTCATTTTTTAAACAAGGAAAGGTTTGGTTGGCTACTTCTTCGCATGAAAAACAATGA
- the mreBH gene encoding rod-share determining protein MreBH — protein MLSNTEIGIDLGTANTLVYSKNKGIVFNEPSVVAIDIETNKVLAVGVDAKNMIGKTPGNIVAIRPLKDGVIADFNVTAQMLREIMKKASKALGLSIRKPSVVVCTPSGSTSVERRAIQDAVKSCGAKQVHLIEEPVAAAIGAGLPVEEPVANVIVDIGGGTTEVAIISYGGVVSCNSIRIGGDQLDEDISQYVRKKHNVLIGERTAEEIKKEIGYALVKHSVISMEVRGRDLVTGLPKPITISSTDVQEAIQESLLHILEAIRATLEDCPPELSGDIVDQGVILSGGGALLNGIQEWLTNEIVVPVQLADNPLESVAIGTGLSLEVIHKLQKAVY, from the coding sequence ATGTTATCAAATACAGAAATAGGCATTGACTTAGGGACTGCAAATACGCTAGTTTACAGTAAAAATAAAGGAATCGTATTTAATGAGCCATCTGTGGTGGCCATTGATATAGAGACTAATAAAGTATTGGCAGTCGGTGTGGATGCAAAAAACATGATCGGGAAAACACCCGGAAATATCGTGGCAATCCGTCCGCTTAAGGATGGTGTCATTGCGGATTTTAATGTAACCGCGCAAATGCTTCGGGAAATCATGAAAAAAGCAAGTAAGGCCCTAGGTTTATCGATTCGCAAACCTAGCGTAGTGGTCTGTACACCATCAGGTTCCACATCAGTTGAGAGAAGGGCCATTCAGGATGCAGTCAAAAGCTGCGGAGCGAAACAGGTCCACCTTATCGAGGAACCAGTAGCAGCAGCAATAGGTGCGGGCCTGCCTGTCGAAGAGCCCGTTGCCAATGTCATCGTTGATATCGGCGGCGGAACGACTGAGGTCGCAATCATCTCTTATGGCGGCGTCGTTTCTTGCAATTCAATCAGAATTGGCGGAGATCAATTGGATGAAGATATCAGCCAATATGTTAGAAAAAAACATAATGTGCTGATTGGGGAAAGAACAGCCGAGGAAATAAAAAAAGAAATCGGCTACGCACTCGTTAAACATTCCGTGATCAGCATGGAAGTCAGGGGTCGCGATCTTGTAACGGGTCTTCCAAAGCCGATTACAATATCGTCCACTGACGTCCAGGAAGCCATTCAGGAATCGCTTCTTCATATACTGGAAGCAATCAGGGCCACTTTGGAAGATTGTCCTCCTGAATTGAGCGGGGATATCGTCGATCAAGGTGTCATCTTATCCGGCGGGGGTGCACTTCTCAACGGGATACAAGAATGGCTGACGAATGAAATTGTCGTCCCAGTCCAACTTGCAGATAACCCGCTTGAATCAGTTGCCATCGGAACCGGGCTTTCACTTGAGGTCATTCACAAACTACAAAAAGCCGTGTACTAA
- a CDS encoding cation:proton antiporter regulatory subunit, with the protein MRIRESELPGIGQKFEIITRNDEKLVIVIHDDGRRELYHFDNEHEDVISSITLNDQESRQMASIIGGMVYKPQALETIEMSLGDLVIEWFKVEPGSKAINQTIGSIDIRSNYNVTVIAHSKKGKKQLSNPGPDSIIETGDTLVISGERKDIRNLTRELLTDERSD; encoded by the coding sequence GTGAGAATTAGAGAAAGTGAACTTCCTGGTATTGGCCAAAAATTCGAAATCATAACGAGAAATGATGAAAAGTTAGTAATCGTCATTCACGATGACGGCCGTCGGGAATTATACCATTTTGATAATGAACATGAGGACGTCATATCGAGCATCACCCTTAACGATCAGGAATCCCGGCAAATGGCTTCCATCATAGGCGGCATGGTTTATAAACCACAAGCACTTGAAACAATTGAAATGTCATTGGGTGACTTGGTGATTGAATGGTTCAAAGTCGAACCAGGTTCAAAGGCCATCAATCAAACGATCGGTTCGATTGATATCAGGAGCAATTATAACGTGACCGTTATCGCCCATTCTAAAAAAGGAAAAAAACAATTGAGTAATCCTGGTCCTGACTCCATCATCGAAACAGGCGACACTCTTGTGATATCCGGTGAAAGAAAAGATATCCGTAACCTGACAAGAGAATTATTGACTGACGAAAGGAGTGACTAA
- a CDS encoding DEAD/DEAH box helicase: protein MSELPELVNDRKPYIQEVWKKSGFGQLTPIQTKAIPVIVEGKDIMAESPTGTGKTLAYLLPLLEKIDPEKKSPQALILASSRELVMQINEEIRIWSEGSGITGAAFIGGANVKRQLDKLKKRPQVIAGTPGRIYELIAQKKLKMHEVKTIVLDEGDQLITPEHMGTINNIIKTTLKDRQIMVFSATLPEETEKAARGFMNEPEMIKVDKHEKMESKVDHLYFVVERREKSKILEKITRIKDVKALAFLNDIAELSVLHEKLSYKGIEMGVLHGESNKVDREKALRKLRSGKSPMLIATDVAARGLDIKGLTAVVHIDMADNIEQYIHRSGRTGRAGADGTVISIVTEREERELKKMGRELEIPLTRVTFYGGNIVVDE, encoded by the coding sequence ATGAGCGAATTACCTGAATTAGTGAACGATAGAAAACCATATATACAAGAGGTCTGGAAGAAGTCCGGATTCGGACAACTTACCCCGATTCAAACGAAAGCGATTCCGGTGATTGTCGAGGGAAAAGACATCATGGCTGAATCACCGACTGGTACGGGAAAAACATTAGCATATTTATTGCCATTACTAGAAAAGATAGATCCTGAAAAGAAATCGCCCCAAGCTTTGATTTTGGCATCATCACGAGAACTGGTCATGCAAATCAATGAAGAGATTCGCATTTGGTCAGAGGGAAGCGGCATTACGGGTGCAGCATTCATCGGCGGTGCTAATGTGAAAAGGCAGTTGGACAAACTGAAGAAGCGTCCCCAGGTGATTGCTGGAACACCGGGGCGTATTTACGAATTGATTGCCCAAAAGAAATTAAAGATGCATGAAGTTAAGACGATAGTACTTGATGAAGGTGACCAATTGATCACTCCAGAGCATATGGGAACGATCAATAATATTATCAAAACAACGCTAAAAGACCGGCAAATCATGGTGTTTTCAGCGACCTTGCCGGAGGAAACGGAAAAAGCCGCCCGGGGATTCATGAATGAACCCGAAATGATCAAGGTCGATAAGCATGAAAAAATGGAATCAAAGGTGGACCATCTTTACTTTGTTGTTGAGAGACGGGAAAAGTCCAAGATCCTCGAGAAAATAACAAGAATTAAAGATGTGAAGGCCCTTGCCTTTCTGAATGATATAGCAGAGCTGAGCGTCTTGCATGAAAAGCTGAGTTATAAGGGTATTGAAATGGGCGTGCTTCACGGTGAATCCAATAAAGTCGACAGGGAGAAAGCGTTGCGTAAGCTTCGTTCCGGAAAATCCCCAATGCTGATAGCAACGGATGTAGCGGCAAGGGGGCTTGATATTAAAGGTCTTACTGCGGTCGTTCATATTGATATGGCTGACAACATCGAACAATATATCCATAGATCTGGGAGAACTGGGCGAGCAGGTGCAGATGGCACTGTCATTTCGATCGTAACGGAAAGAGAAGAGCGAGAGTTGAAAAAAATGGGTCGTGAACTGGAGATTCCATTAACGAGAGTAACCTTCTATGGTGGAAACATCGTAGTCGATGAATGA
- the ribE gene encoding 6,7-dimethyl-8-ribityllumazine synthase has protein sequence MGKTIEAQLIGSGLKVGIVVGRFNEFITSKLLGGALDGLKRHGVDENDVDIAWVPGAFELPLIAKKLVNTGKYDAVIGLGTVIRGATSHYDYVCNEAAKGMASVSLETGVPVIFGLLTTENIEQAIERAGTKSGNKGYEAAVSAIEMANLGKLIEQ, from the coding sequence ATGGGGAAAACTATTGAAGCACAATTGATCGGATCAGGATTGAAAGTCGGAATCGTGGTAGGAAGATTTAATGAGTTTATCACAAGCAAGCTTTTAGGAGGGGCATTGGATGGCCTTAAGCGTCATGGCGTTGATGAGAATGATGTTGACATCGCGTGGGTCCCGGGTGCTTTTGAACTTCCGTTAATTGCTAAGAAACTTGTGAATACAGGTAAATATGATGCTGTAATCGGTCTTGGAACGGTAATCAGGGGTGCCACTTCACATTATGATTATGTCTGCAATGAAGCAGCTAAAGGCATGGCTTCCGTTTCATTGGAAACAGGTGTACCGGTTATCTTCGGTTTGCTGACAACTGAGAATATTGAACAAGCCATTGAACGTGCAGGAACAAAATCGGGTAACAAAGGCTATGAAGCTGCGGTTAGTGCCATTGAAATGGCCAACCTTGGAAAATTAATAGAACAGTGA
- a CDS encoding YihY/virulence factor BrkB family protein: MNKSIKFSKKLIKEIKEDRVTGLAAEQAYYYLLALFPLLILLLSILPYLNIDIQTALNTIKTFMPAETMEVVEKNIINILSERNGGLLTFGFLGTIWSASNGMNAFIHSMNIAYDVEETRNFIKARIISIVLTLSLVVAFIVMLGLPVFGKVIIDLLQQVIPIPEEMQILFSLLRWVIAVVVISLVLAFLYRFAPNKSFPIKHVIPGAVTSTVLWLGISLGFSFYVSNFANYSSTYGSLGGVIILMLWLYLSGLIFVIGGEINAILHRQNIIPKKQSRTIVHPVPLKR, encoded by the coding sequence ATGAATAAGTCGATAAAATTTTCAAAGAAACTGATTAAAGAAATAAAGGAAGATCGTGTAACCGGACTGGCAGCAGAACAAGCTTATTACTATTTACTGGCACTATTCCCTTTGCTCATTTTACTTCTGTCCATATTACCTTATCTGAACATCGATATTCAGACAGCCCTTAACACGATAAAAACCTTCATGCCTGCGGAAACGATGGAAGTCGTCGAGAAAAATATCATCAACATATTATCTGAACGGAACGGCGGCTTACTGACTTTTGGTTTCCTTGGAACCATTTGGTCGGCTTCCAACGGAATGAATGCGTTCATCCATTCCATGAATATTGCCTATGATGTAGAAGAAACAAGGAATTTCATCAAAGCCCGCATCATTTCCATTGTATTGACATTAAGCCTTGTTGTTGCATTCATCGTCATGTTGGGTCTCCCCGTCTTCGGAAAGGTCATCATCGATTTATTACAGCAAGTCATTCCGATCCCTGAAGAAATGCAAATATTATTCAGCTTATTACGGTGGGTTATCGCGGTTGTGGTCATCTCACTTGTCCTGGCCTTTTTATATCGCTTTGCACCGAATAAAAGTTTTCCCATTAAACATGTCATCCCTGGGGCAGTGACCTCAACTGTACTTTGGCTGGGAATATCACTTGGATTTTCATTCTATGTCAGTAACTTTGCCAACTACTCTTCCACTTACGGCAGTTTAGGAGGCGTGATCATCTTGATGCTTTGGTTGTATTTGAGTGGTCTGATTTTTGTGATCGGCGGAGAAATCAATGCAATTCTACATCGCCAAAATATCATTCCGAAAAAACAGTCCCGCACGATCGTTCATCCTGTCCCGCTTAAAAGGTAA
- a CDS encoding oligoribonuclease, translated as MYHLFTHNDLDGVGCGIVAKLAFGEEVVVSYNSIGRLNQNVGAFLEQAKIEDTLIVTDLSVDEDNEKMITQFVEDGGKALLIDHHKSALHLNEHDWASVTVEQEDGKQTAATSLFYQYAVENKLLEPSSIVAEFVELVRQYDTWEWEVNKNTTAKRLNDLFFMIPIEEFEMKIANKLSTAESFTFDEVEQTLLNVEESRVDRYINRKKREVYQATVGPHTAGVVHAESYHSELGNELSKEFSHLDYIAILMVGSKRISFRTIHDDIDVSEVAGKYDGGGHQKAAGCTMSEKAYSQYVEKTFHAEPLKRDAHKNQLNVKDSPEGCLYSTRDKQDIFIYEDEEEEWIVEINGKQQKKTFDTFAEAEKYMKRKYAAWLAHDERYEEFINKG; from the coding sequence GTGTACCATCTCTTTACACATAATGATTTAGATGGAGTCGGCTGCGGCATTGTAGCTAAGCTGGCATTCGGAGAAGAAGTAGTGGTTAGTTATAATTCAATTGGCCGCCTTAATCAGAATGTAGGAGCATTTCTTGAGCAAGCTAAGATTGAAGATACATTGATCGTTACTGATCTATCGGTTGATGAAGATAACGAAAAAATGATTACTCAGTTTGTGGAAGATGGAGGCAAGGCACTGCTGATTGATCATCATAAGTCAGCACTGCATTTAAACGAACATGATTGGGCATCTGTAACTGTCGAACAGGAAGATGGTAAACAGACGGCAGCGACATCATTATTCTATCAGTATGCAGTTGAAAATAAATTGCTGGAACCTTCAAGCATTGTTGCTGAATTCGTTGAATTGGTTCGTCAATACGATACTTGGGAATGGGAAGTCAATAAAAATACAACGGCAAAACGATTGAATGACCTGTTTTTCATGATTCCGATAGAGGAATTCGAAATGAAGATCGCAAATAAGCTGTCCACGGCTGAAAGTTTTACTTTTGACGAAGTGGAGCAAACCCTTCTGAATGTTGAAGAGAGTCGAGTAGATCGGTACATAAACAGGAAAAAAAGAGAAGTCTATCAGGCTACTGTCGGTCCCCATACAGCTGGTGTGGTCCATGCAGAGTCATACCACTCGGAATTGGGTAATGAACTGTCGAAAGAGTTCTCGCATCTGGATTATATAGCCATCCTGATGGTAGGAAGTAAAAGAATCAGCTTCCGGACAATCCACGATGATATAGATGTTTCTGAGGTTGCCGGCAAGTACGATGGGGGCGGTCACCAAAAAGCCGCCGGTTGCACCATGTCCGAAAAGGCATATAGCCAATATGTCGAAAAGACCTTCCATGCCGAGCCCCTTAAACGAGACGCACATAAGAATCAATTGAATGTAAAGGATTCCCCAGAGGGTTGCTTATATTCAACGAGAGACAAACAGGACATATTCATCTATGAAGATGAAGAAGAGGAATGGATTGTTGAAATCAACGGAAAACAACAGAAAAAAACATTCGATACATTTGCGGAAGCGGAAAAATACATGAAGCGGAAATACGCTGCATGGCTGGCCCATGATGAAAGATATGAAGAGTTTATCAATAAGGGATGA
- a CDS encoding cation:proton antiporter — protein MDHLVFEVGTALLLVALAALVAGKFKISNVPLLIIIGMLVGPHAPHFGLIDLRFIESDEIIAFLGRVGILFLLFYLGLEFSVKKLMKSGKNIVTGGTYYILINVGMALLYGFLLGLPLKEVLILTGIISFSSSAIVAKVLVDLKRTGNNETELILGIIMFEDIFLAVYLSVVSGLVLSSSGSVWGTLLSTFIAIGYMLIFFVIARKASGVLNKLFNITSDEIFIIVVFALLFFIAGFSETIHVAEAIGALLLGLVFSETEHSDRIEKLVIPFRDFFGAIFFFSFGLSIDPTTLGGAVWMVLGAVIITIIGNFAAGMIAGRKSGLSHRASANIGLTIVSRGEFSIILANLGIAGGLMPILTPFAALYVLTLAILGPILTKESKHIYNILNKVFKWTPPKVQKEQGKEVQ, from the coding sequence ATGGACCATTTAGTCTTTGAAGTGGGTACTGCCCTACTTCTAGTGGCATTAGCCGCTCTCGTTGCAGGTAAATTCAAAATATCAAATGTTCCACTATTAATTATCATCGGGATGCTCGTTGGCCCCCATGCCCCGCACTTCGGATTAATTGACCTGCGTTTCATTGAAAGTGATGAAATAATAGCATTCCTCGGTCGTGTCGGTATTTTATTCCTTCTGTTTTACCTTGGGCTTGAATTTTCCGTGAAAAAGCTCATGAAGTCCGGGAAAAATATCGTGACAGGCGGAACCTATTACATTTTAATCAACGTGGGAATGGCCTTGCTGTACGGTTTCCTGCTCGGTCTTCCCTTAAAAGAGGTTCTGATTTTAACCGGGATCATAAGTTTTTCTTCAAGTGCCATTGTGGCAAAGGTACTTGTGGATCTTAAAAGGACCGGTAACAATGAAACGGAGCTAATCCTTGGCATCATCATGTTTGAAGATATCTTCCTCGCCGTTTATTTATCAGTCGTATCCGGATTGGTATTAAGCTCTTCTGGTTCCGTTTGGGGAACATTACTTTCTACATTTATCGCGATAGGGTATATGCTGATATTTTTCGTTATCGCCCGGAAAGCATCTGGGGTCCTTAACAAATTATTCAATATAACCTCCGATGAGATTTTTATCATCGTCGTTTTCGCATTACTATTCTTCATTGCCGGTTTCTCGGAAACGATTCATGTTGCGGAAGCCATCGGTGCATTACTGCTCGGCCTAGTCTTTTCTGAAACGGAACATAGCGACAGGATCGAAAAACTTGTCATTCCCTTTAGAGACTTCTTCGGGGCCATATTCTTCTTCAGCTTTGGCTTGAGTATCGATCCGACGACCCTTGGGGGAGCTGTCTGGATGGTTCTTGGAGCAGTCATCATCACCATAATCGGTAACTTTGCAGCTGGTATGATTGCCGGACGCAAATCCGGTTTATCTCACAGAGCTTCCGCAAACATCGGTTTAACGATCGTTTCACGCGGCGAATTCTCCATCATTTTAGCCAACTTAGGCATTGCAGGCGGTTTAATGCCTATACTAACCCCGTTTGCGGCACTTTATGTTTTAACCTTAGCGATTCTTGGGCCGATCCTTACAAAAGAATCCAAACACATCTATAATATCCTAAATAAAGTATTCAAATGGACCCCTCCAAAGGTTCAAAAGGAACAGGGAAAAGAAGTGCAATAG
- a CDS encoding VanZ family protein: protein MVYHFSDWILYSFIILYIILALILKLSFKKSYTYLLFYTIMYVYLCNVINLTQFPIYVDDDQREAFGGQNVWKEMNLIPFKYEFTKLSFFNILMTVPLGFGLPFLFRASFKKILIAGVLTGIILESGQLLTALYAGYTFRFVDIDDVIFNISGTLLGYFILFKLFKLTFNILVRKWNIKFNSIVKHINNT from the coding sequence ATGGTTTATCATTTCAGCGATTGGATTCTTTACAGTTTTATAATTTTATATATCATTTTGGCACTAATACTAAAATTAAGTTTCAAAAAAAGTTATACCTATCTTTTATTCTATACAATTATGTATGTTTATTTATGTAATGTTATAAACCTCACTCAATTTCCCATTTATGTAGATGATGATCAAAGAGAAGCATTTGGGGGACAAAACGTTTGGAAAGAAATGAATTTAATCCCATTTAAATATGAATTTACTAAATTGAGCTTTTTTAATATTTTAATGACTGTCCCACTAGGTTTTGGATTACCCTTCTTATTTAGAGCCTCATTTAAGAAAATTTTAATAGCTGGTGTATTAACTGGAATAATTCTCGAATCTGGTCAACTACTAACAGCTTTATATGCAGGATATACTTTTAGATTTGTTGATATTGATGATGTAATCTTCAATATATCAGGGACATTATTAGGATATTTCATTCTATTTAAATTATTTAAATTAACGTTTAATATCCTTGTGAGAAAGTGGAATATAAAGTTTAATTCCATAGTTAAACATATCAATAATACATAA
- the ribE gene encoding riboflavin synthase, with translation MFTGIIEDIGTVHSLKKGKSSMELSIRSEKILEDVHLGDSISVNGVCLTVTSFTKSLFTVDVMPETVKASTIRTLKLGSPVNLERAMSAQGRFGGHFVSGHIDGTGTIIKKERKENAVYYVIQLEEGLSTFCIPKGSVAIDGTSLTIFGIERNLLTVSLIPLTHQDTILGQKAAGDIVNIENDMIGKYIIHQMKNGNPKPGLNLEFLAEHGF, from the coding sequence ATGTTTACGGGAATCATTGAGGATATCGGTACCGTACATTCCTTGAAAAAAGGAAAAAGCAGTATGGAGTTATCGATTCGTTCTGAAAAAATCCTTGAAGATGTGCATCTGGGGGATAGTATTTCAGTCAACGGGGTCTGCTTAACGGTAACATCCTTCACGAAAAGTTTGTTTACGGTCGACGTGATGCCGGAAACGGTCAAAGCTTCCACGATCCGGACGTTAAAATTGGGATCACCTGTTAATCTCGAACGAGCAATGAGTGCACAGGGAAGGTTTGGCGGTCATTTTGTTTCAGGTCATATCGACGGAACCGGAACGATCATAAAAAAAGAACGGAAAGAAAATGCCGTATATTATGTAATCCAATTGGAAGAAGGGCTTAGTACCTTCTGTATTCCAAAAGGTTCCGTGGCCATTGATGGAACGAGCTTGACGATATTTGGGATCGAAAGGAACCTTTTGACTGTATCATTGATTCCATTGACTCATCAGGACACCATATTGGGACAAAAAGCGGCTGGCGATATCGTTAACATCGAAAACGACATGATAGGGAAATATATAATACATCAAATGAAAAATGGCAATCCAAAACCAGGACTGAATTTAGAGTTTTTGGCAGAGCATGGATTCTAA